One Sulfolobus sp. S-194 DNA segment encodes these proteins:
- a CDS encoding NAD(P)/FAD-dependent oxidoreductase yields MKIVLGGGLSGLFLASNKKDSLIIENQPKLGGVFTYEEILNVNIPFHPPLVNYSCEYFQTTEIKLRIYMKKENYILRKIYTHELPRWLVFNDKMLYVTNLIELIDNLSKKVKVLHTNIKKITQNNKIITTNNILSGDKIFVTISRKYIADLLGIKNDKLRSISMLELIVIVPKKDRGWDVYINGDNGISYSHIINAYWISNDYDILYVLIPFTSSPPIWDKVFSDLKRENIFLKDEILAFRSRIIRDAILIGEDDNIYPENIKFCGRLGKWKNFTLCEAILDSLNC; encoded by the coding sequence GTGAAAATTGTTTTAGGCGGAGGGCTATCTGGTTTATTTCTTGCCTCTAATAAAAAAGATTCTCTTATTATTGAAAATCAACCCAAACTTGGCGGAGTTTTTACTTACGAGGAAATTCTTAACGTTAATATCCCATTTCATCCTCCGTTAGTTAATTATTCATGTGAGTATTTTCAGACAACAGAAATTAAGTTAAGAATATATATGAAAAAAGAAAATTATATACTTAGAAAAATTTATACTCATGAACTGCCTAGATGGCTAGTTTTTAACGACAAAATGCTTTATGTAACTAATTTAATTGAGCTTATAGATAATCTATCTAAGAAAGTTAAGGTATTACATACTAATATAAAGAAAATAACTCAAAACAATAAAATAATTACAACAAATAATATACTCAGTGGAGATAAAATATTCGTTACTATATCTAGAAAATATATTGCAGATTTATTAGGAATTAAGAATGATAAGTTACGTAGTATCTCAATGCTAGAATTAATAGTTATTGTACCAAAAAAGGATAGAGGTTGGGATGTTTATATTAATGGTGATAATGGTATATCGTACTCCCATATTATAAATGCTTATTGGATTAGTAATGATTATGATATCTTATACGTATTAATACCATTTACGTCTTCACCGCCTATATGGGATAAGGTATTTAGTGATTTAAAGAGAGAGAATATATTCCTAAAGGATGAAATTTTAGCTTTTAGATCAAGAATTATAAGAGACGCAATCCTTATTGGAGAAGACGACAATATTTACCCTGAAAATATCAAGTTCTGTGGTAGACTAGGAAAGTGGAAGAATTTCACATTATGTGAAGCAATTCTTGATAGCCTAAATTGCTAA